GGACGACGAGATGGCGACCGACGACGTGGTCCGGTTCCTGGAGGTCGCCGCCGAGTTCGGCGTCGACGCCGTGAAGTTCACCGGCGGCGAGCCGATGCTCCGAGACGACCTCGAAGAGATCATCCGGCGGACGCCCGACTCGATGGAGACGTCGATGACGACCAACGGCACGTTCCTGCCCGGTCGCGCCGAGGCGCTCGTCGAGGCTGGACTCGACCGCGTCAACGTCTCGCAGGACGCGCTCGACCCGGAGGCGTTCGCTGAGATCACCAAGTCCGGCGCCTACGAGAAGGTGATCGAGGGGGTACAGGCCGCGCTGGACGCGGGACTCGACCCCGTGAAGCTCAACATGGTCGTGTTCGAGCACACCGCCGGCTACGTCGAGGGGATGGTCGAACACGTGGCCGAGAACGACGGCCTCCAACTCCAACTCATCGAGTACATGCCCGAGTTGACGGGCCGCCCGGAGTGGAACATCGACATCCAGCGCGTCCACGACTGGCTCGCCGACCTCGCC
The DNA window shown above is from Halobaculum marinum and carries:
- the moaA gene encoding GTP 3',8-cyclase MoaA → MPTPLVDDFGREVTGVRVSLTDRCNFDCVYCHNEGLGDTRGPMDAQDDEMATDDVVRFLEVAAEFGVDAVKFTGGEPMLRDDLEEIIRRTPDSMETSMTTNGTFLPGRAEALVEAGLDRVNVSQDALDPEAFAEITKSGAYEKVIEGVQAALDAGLDPVKLNMVVFEHTAGYVEGMVEHVAENDGLQLQLIEYMPELTGRPEWNIDIQRVHDWLADLAVRVEHREMHDRKRYYIAGDDGGEGMVEIVDPVENAGFCANCGRVRVTHEGYLKGCLNRNDDLKPMGEMSKPEIREAFQEVVADRVPYYGEYLVQNERGEYEINEEYIGA